A window from Anser cygnoides isolate HZ-2024a breed goose chromosome 1, Taihu_goose_T2T_genome, whole genome shotgun sequence encodes these proteins:
- the CAPS2 gene encoding calcyphosin-2 isoform X1 yields MDLKVEGVAASPRRQTQLSSRGKKRSQGWRPDTRASRGPRPPEVPCLDLRRLGDSDEEDENSYIPYSRGYPHTCPLDSSSDWRTSLQMPPAQHLPSQQHSILEQKIIPEDLPSPTDKYKLKYRQYEEDLKEEYKQYSERIAEKKRGHKQCPETSIKGTQLEVGHKDDLTALDEKALLQQCYTSKPYNMQHSVRKSEAEDVAAERRKQAVVEQVMVDQLSRAVISDPEQSTRADVSKEAHGKLGLGNTPMRFRKRTLHETKIRTKSGLTESVLSNKLRFDSRIISRNGRDACRELIGFFFAYDRSLTVYEFRQFGKNRTNALPFIQRGIYQHQRGQKKGKAYDLSDFYIGANLTFRSVDHNLPESVKQNPVLTLRVISIDETAMDFLKAPSEEFKQECSEQVTNDSRVFKKIQGMLRETLSKRGVRVITGLGKYFRHIDKNRNGFLSQADFKEALKVFHLEVPEGDFESLWLILDDSKSDKVDYGEFIHAIVGEMNEYRKAFVRKAYMKLDFNKTGSVPMVDIRKCYCAKKHPLVLAGKATEEEITASFLETLGESCSNPNEVSYSEFEDYYEGLSIGIMDDDDFVNILRNPWGI; encoded by the exons ATGGATTTGAAAGTGGAAGGAGTTGCTGCATCCCCTCGAAGGCAGACTCAGCTGTCATCGAGGGGGAAAAAACGTAGTCAA GGGTGGAGACCAGATACACGGGCTTCTCGTGGTCCTCGCCCACCAGA GGTGCCATGCCTAGATCTAAGGAGGCTGGGAGATTCTGATGAAGAG GATGAGAACTCCTACATACCATACAGTAGGGGTTATCCTCATACTTGCCCTCTAGATTCATCTTCAGATTGGAGAACATCATTACAAATGCCGCCTGCACAGCATCTTCCATCTCAACAG CATTCTATTTTAGAGCAGAAGATAATACCGGAAGATCTGCCATCCCCAACAGACAAATACAAACTGAAGTATCGTCAGTATGAAGAAGATTTGAAGGAAGAATATAAGCAGTATTCTGAGAGaattgcagaaaagaaaagaggccACAAACAGTGTCCAGAAACTTCAATAAAG GGTACACAGCTTGAAGTTGGGCACAAGGATGATCTTACAGCTCTTGATGAGAAAGCTCTCCTGCAACAGTGCTACACAAGCAAGCCCTACAATATGCAGCACAGTGTGAGGAAATCAGAAGCT GAGGATGTTGCTGCAGAGCGGAGAAAACAAGCTGTGGTAGAACAAGTGATGGTGGATCAGTTATCCAG AGCTGTTATAAGTGACCCAGAACAATCCACACGTGCTGATGTTTCCAAGGAAGCTCATGGGAAGCTGGGACTTGGGAACACACCCATGCGTTTTAGAAAAAGAACACTGCATGAAACAAA AATAAGGACCAAATCAGGATTGACTGAAAGCGTTCTCTCTAACAAACTACGCTTTGATAGTAGGATTATATCAAG aaatggTCGCGATGCTTGTAGAGAGTTGATTGGATTCTTTTTTGCATATGACCGATCCCTTACTGTGTATGAATTCCGACAGTTTGGAAAAAATAG AACAAATGCCTTGCCTTTCATTCAGAGGGGAATTTATCAACATCAGAGAGgacaaaagaagggaaaagctTATGATCTTAGTGACTTCTATATT GGAGCTAACCTAACTTTCCGAAGTGTTGATCATAATCTTCCAGAAAGTGTCAAGCAGAACCCAGTCCTCACCCTTCGTGTGATAAGTATTGATGAAACAGCTATGGATTTTCTCAA aGCTCCCTCTGAGGAATTCAAGCAAGAATGTTCTGAGCAAGTGACCAATGACAGCAGAGTTTTCAAGAAGATTCAAG GTATGCTCAGAGAGACACTAAGTAAAAGAGGAGTTCGAGTTATAACAGGCCTAGGAAAGTATTTCCGACATATAGACAAGAACAGAAATGGTTTTCTCTCTCAGGCAGACTTTAAAGAAGCTCTGAAAGTATTCCATCTGGAAGTGCCTGAAGGG GACTTTGAATCCTTGTGGCTTATTCTTGATGATAGCAAGAGTGATAAAGTTGACTATGGAGAATTTATTCATGCCATAGTTGGAGAAATGAATGAATATCGGAAAGCATTTGTAAGAAAA GCTTATATGAAACTAGACTTCAACAAAACTGGAAGCGTTCCTATGGTAGACATCAGAAAATGTTACTGTGCAAAGAAACATCCTCTAGTATTGGCAg
- the CCDC107 gene encoding coiled-coil domain-containing protein 107, producing MALSVLQQAVVSAVLVLCALLAAPRMLGGGGGRAGRAPRGARAGPGPHDPRAQHGGSPQAVHQVHLNPGNSESHTYQSIQQMRNAMEKEIKSERTRGNGRDLAFTLMPLYALGVGVFAAYKFLKMKAHEENLSKKEKSTEDKAKETEHQLLELEQHLAQTEKMLNSLLTQLDPLSNCVNALACEQKDEIMTQIQSIRRLMKESGLDKSENKMADVNHICNEKLEDLIQSFAEHPQEKELDDREDDSNEDLHEDVDDDYKIEEHELYDECEVHRFEPHVVEDQEMINKNVIESEMGLRRRNRYE from the exons ATGGCGCTGTCGGTGCTGCAGCAGGCGGTGGTGTCGGCGGTGCTGGTGCTCTGCGCGCTCCTCGCCGCCCCCAGGATGCtcgggggaggcggcggcaggGCCGGCAGGGCTCCGCGGGGCGCcagggccggccccggccctcaCGATCCCCGGGCGCAGCACGGAG GTAGTCCTCAGGCAGTTCATCAAGTTCACCTGAATCCAGGAAATTCTGAGAGTCATACTTACCAGAGTATTCAGCAGATGagaaatgcaatggaaaaagagataaagagtgagaggacaagaggaaatggtaGAGACTTAGCATTCACCCTCATGCCGTTGTATGCTCTTGGAGTGGGAGTGTTTGCAGCATACAAATTCCTAAAG atGAAGGCACACGAAGAAAATCTCtctaagaaggaaaaaagcacagaagacaaagcaaaagaaactg aacaTCAGCTTTTAGAACTGGAGCAGCACCTAGCACAGacagagaaaatgttaaattcTTTATTGACTCAGTTGGATCCACTGTCAAACTG TGTTAATGCTTTAGCTTGTGAGCAGAAAGATGAAAtaatgacacagatccaatCAATTAGACGACTGATGAAAGAAAGTGGATTGGATAAATCAGAAAACAAGATGGCAG ATGTCAACCACATTTGTAATGAGAAACTTGAAGATCTCATTCAGTCATTTGCGGAACATCCTCAAGAGAAAGAACTAGATGACAGAGAAGATGACAGTAATGAAGATTTGCATGAGGATGTTGATGATGATTACAAAATAGAAGAGCATGAATTATATGATGAATGTGAAGTACATCGGTTTGAGCCACATGTGGTAGAAGACCAAGAAATGATAAACAAAAACGTCATAGAATCAGAGATGGGATTGAGGAGACGTAATAGATATGAGTGA